One genomic region from Microcystis panniformis FACHB-1757 encodes:
- the tgt gene encoding tRNA guanosine(34) transglycosylase Tgt → MGQCPQTGARVGVWHTPHGPVETPRFMPVGTLATVKGLTPAQIASTGAQMILANTYHLHLQPGESIIEKAGGLHEFMAWNQPILTDSGGFQVFSLSQLRQIKESGVTFRSPRDGRIIEITPEKSIQIQNALGADVIMAFDECPPTGVSHETMKASIERTYRWLERCLTAHQRPQEQALFAIVQGGIYEDLRAAAAESLVKLDLPGYAIGGVSVGEETSLIHRIVQITAPLLPENKPRYLMGVGTYREMAKAIASGIDLFDCVIPTRFGRHGTALVRGERWNLKNARFKEDFAPLDETCPCYTCQHFSRAYLNHLIKSGEMLGYILLSLHNIAELIRFTREIRQSILGGTFAQDFAPWLEDAVDVTPT, encoded by the coding sequence ATCGGCCAGTGTCCCCAAACTGGTGCGCGGGTTGGGGTTTGGCATACTCCCCACGGACCGGTAGAAACACCCCGTTTTATGCCCGTGGGAACTTTGGCCACGGTGAAAGGTTTGACCCCCGCTCAAATCGCCAGCACGGGAGCGCAAATGATTCTCGCTAATACCTATCACCTGCATCTGCAGCCGGGAGAAAGTATCATCGAGAAAGCGGGAGGTTTACACGAGTTTATGGCGTGGAACCAGCCAATATTAACAGATTCGGGTGGATTTCAGGTATTTAGCCTTAGTCAACTCCGGCAAATTAAAGAGTCGGGAGTCACCTTTCGATCGCCTCGGGACGGTAGAATAATCGAAATTACGCCGGAAAAATCGATTCAGATTCAAAATGCCCTCGGTGCTGATGTGATTATGGCCTTCGATGAATGTCCCCCCACGGGAGTCAGTCATGAGACCATGAAAGCATCCATAGAACGCACCTATCGCTGGTTAGAGCGCTGTCTGACGGCCCATCAACGACCTCAAGAACAGGCTTTATTCGCCATAGTACAAGGGGGAATTTATGAGGATTTACGGGCAGCGGCGGCGGAATCTTTAGTAAAACTCGATTTGCCTGGTTATGCTATCGGGGGCGTGAGTGTGGGGGAAGAAACGAGCCTAATTCATCGCATTGTCCAGATAACTGCCCCCTTACTCCCCGAAAATAAACCCCGTTACCTGATGGGAGTGGGAACCTATCGAGAAATGGCCAAGGCGATCGCTAGTGGCATAGATCTGTTTGATTGCGTCATTCCCACCCGTTTTGGTCGCCATGGCACGGCTTTGGTGCGGGGAGAGCGTTGGAACCTCAAAAATGCCCGTTTTAAGGAAGATTTCGCCCCTTTAGACGAGACTTGTCCCTGTTACACCTGTCAACACTTTAGCCGTGCCTATCTGAATCATTTAATTAAATCGGGGGAGATGTTGGGTTATATTCTCTTATCTCTGCACAATATCGCCGAATTAATCAGATTTACCCGTGAAATTCGTCAATCTATCCTAGGGGGGACTTTTGCCCAAGATTTTGCCCCTTGGCTTGAGGATGCCGTAGATGTTACCCCAACGTGA
- a CDS encoding diflavin flavoprotein yields MVALITPKPAKTSRLTTQIQEIAENTFTLRCLDWDRDRFDIEFGLENGTTYNSFVIQGEKTALIDTSHRKFDRLYLDELTKLININHLDYLIISHTEPDHSGLVKEVLELVPEVTVVGAKVAMQFLENMVHRPFKQLIVKSGDTLDLGNGHVLEFVAAPNLHWPDTIFTFDAKTATLFTCDAFGMHFCDDQTYDREKDLLEGDFQTYYDCLMRPNARSVLGAIKRIEKFEINLIATGHGPLLKHHISDWVGRYQTWSQEQTSADTLVTVFFTQDYGQSEHLATMISQGLNKNDVVTELVDMNNADPHEVRELINQSKGVIIGMPPQSSPINQTILSTIIASINGKQAVGLFESGGGEDEPIFPLRNKLQEIGAIEAFPPLLVKDNSNQSLDLIADEAGTDLGQWLSREKTIKQIKSINNDLEKALGRISTGLYLITSQKADLSSAMIASWVTQASLNPLGVAIAVAKDRAMVSFLQPSDTFVLNVLAEDNYQKLMKHFLKRFSPGANRFEGIKTYTANNGSPILADALAYIECEVTSRLDCGDHWVVYCTVNTGRVARLDVLTAVHHRKVGNHY; encoded by the coding sequence ATGGTTGCTTTAATCACCCCAAAACCCGCTAAAACCAGCCGTTTAACCACACAAATCCAAGAAATCGCCGAAAATACTTTTACCCTGCGCTGTTTGGATTGGGATCGCGATCGCTTTGATATCGAATTTGGTTTAGAAAACGGTACCACTTATAACTCTTTTGTTATTCAAGGGGAAAAAACCGCTCTCATTGATACATCTCACCGCAAATTCGATCGCCTTTATCTGGATGAATTAACTAAACTAATCAACATCAATCATCTTGATTATTTAATTATCAGTCACACCGAACCCGACCACAGTGGTTTAGTCAAAGAAGTTTTAGAATTAGTCCCAGAAGTTACCGTGGTGGGGGCAAAAGTTGCCATGCAATTCCTCGAAAACATGGTACACAGACCCTTTAAACAGTTAATAGTTAAAAGTGGTGATACTTTAGATTTAGGTAATGGCCATGTTTTAGAATTTGTTGCGGCCCCTAATCTTCATTGGCCTGATACTATCTTCACTTTTGATGCTAAAACTGCCACCCTTTTTACCTGTGATGCCTTCGGAATGCACTTTTGTGATGATCAAACCTATGATCGAGAAAAAGACCTGCTAGAAGGCGATTTTCAAACCTATTATGACTGTCTGATGCGACCGAATGCTCGTTCGGTTTTAGGGGCAATTAAAAGGATCGAGAAATTTGAGATTAATCTCATTGCCACCGGTCACGGCCCCCTATTAAAACACCATATTTCTGATTGGGTGGGACGCTATCAAACTTGGAGTCAAGAACAAACTTCTGCTGATACTTTAGTGACTGTATTCTTTACCCAAGATTACGGACAAAGCGAACATTTAGCTACTATGATCAGTCAGGGTTTGAATAAAAATGATGTGGTGACAGAATTAGTCGATATGAATAATGCTGATCCCCACGAAGTCAGAGAATTGATCAATCAATCTAAGGGAGTTATCATCGGAATGCCTCCCCAATCTTCCCCGATTAACCAGACGATTTTAAGCACGATTATTGCTTCAATTAATGGCAAACAAGCGGTGGGATTATTTGAGTCAGGAGGTGGGGAAGATGAACCAATTTTCCCCTTAAGAAATAAATTACAGGAAATCGGGGCGATCGAAGCTTTTCCTCCTCTTTTAGTTAAAGACAATTCCAATCAATCCCTCGATTTGATTGCCGATGAAGCAGGAACCGACCTCGGTCAATGGTTAAGCCGAGAAAAAACGATTAAACAAATTAAATCGATTAATAACGACTTAGAAAAGGCTCTAGGACGTATTAGCACCGGATTGTACCTAATTACTTCCCAAAAAGCTGATTTATCTAGTGCCATGATTGCCTCTTGGGTGACACAAGCAAGTTTAAATCCTTTAGGTGTGGCGATTGCAGTGGCTAAAGATCGGGCAATGGTATCCTTTTTACAGCCTAGCGATACCTTTGTTTTAAATGTTTTGGCTGAGGATAATTACCAGAAATTAATGAAACATTTCCTCAAGCGTTTCTCTCCCGGTGCCAATCGTTTTGAAGGCATTAAAACCTATACTGCCAATAATGGATCACCAATTTTAGCGGATGCCTTAGCTTACATAGAATGTGAAGTCACCAGTCGTTTAGATTGCGGCGATCATTGGGTAGTTTATTGTACCGTTAATACCGGACGAGTTGCCCGTTTAGATGTCTTAACTGCTGTCCATCATCGCAAAGTTGGCAACCATTATTAA
- a CDS encoding DsrE family protein, translated as MLLKSLALGSLVGLSLVTSIPVLANPSLSPVQTNEAIIAVGQQKSDLFVNLTTDDPWRAAMAIGVATNMLKKGHSTTIFLNITGVHLAAKTIPQHTNGITGKTLQAMVVDFISQGGKVLICPSCMKQAAIKPEDLIAGVVTSSPDSLEANLFNETVKVISW; from the coding sequence ATGTTGTTAAAATCTTTAGCCCTTGGTTCCCTTGTCGGATTATCCTTAGTTACATCTATCCCAGTCTTGGCTAATCCTTCCCTTTCTCCAGTACAAACTAACGAAGCAATAATCGCTGTCGGTCAACAAAAATCCGATTTATTTGTTAATTTAACCACCGATGATCCTTGGCGAGCTGCAATGGCCATTGGTGTCGCCACCAATATGTTGAAAAAAGGTCACTCAACCACTATTTTTTTGAATATTACAGGGGTACACTTGGCTGCGAAGACAATTCCTCAACACACTAACGGTATCACTGGTAAAACCCTGCAAGCAATGGTAGTAGATTTCATCAGTCAAGGGGGAAAAGTCTTAATTTGTCCCTCCTGTATGAAACAAGCAGCAATAAAACCTGAAGATCTAATTGCCGGTGTGGTGACAAGTTCTCCCGATTCCCTAGAAGCAAATTTATTTAACGAAACGGTTAAAGTAATTAGCTGGTAA
- a CDS encoding ABC1 kinase family protein, which produces MLTPFDSPRSLHWQQSLRSPIIRQLEIFSFTTQFLTFLLWDRLTGANRGKKRQRRAKWLVDRLMNLGPTFIKIGQSLSTRADLIPLEYIEQLTQLQDRVPEFNSQEAIRVIETELGQPLDNLFASFSVSPLACASLGQVHRAQLLSGEEVVIKVQRPNLEGLFNLDFELLHRLTRWLNVFPVVKKYNLEAIYQEFFELLFQEIDYIHEGKNADRFRDNFKNYPQVKVPLVYWQYTTRKVLTLEYVPGIKVDDRETLIANNINVDGIIQLGICSYLKQLLQDGFFQSDPHPGNMAVSQEGELIFYDFGTMFELKSVAKDQMIETFFAILRKDTETILKTLMYMGLIEPVRDLQPIRNIVQFLLDEFRDKPVDVRVFEQISDQVYLMFKQQPFRLPPQMTFIIKSVTTLDGIARSLDPQYNLLAASQPFVKSLAVSGGTTNTMLILANQARTFLKQQWQKGNKNERILRQLEEKIERGNLVFQVKSRENERLLKRIYLGIKVLINVCLLGFSLISAIFLLDTNYSKLAIIPFSLAGLFGLFFLRSSMALLIQERLDKMLEK; this is translated from the coding sequence ATGCTTACTCCCTTTGATTCCCCCAGATCTTTACATTGGCAGCAAAGCTTGCGATCACCAATTATTCGTCAATTGGAGATATTTAGCTTTACAACGCAGTTTTTGACTTTTTTGCTCTGGGATCGTTTAACGGGGGCTAATAGGGGCAAAAAACGGCAAAGGAGAGCGAAATGGTTAGTAGACCGCCTCATGAATTTAGGACCAACTTTTATTAAAATTGGACAATCTTTATCGACGCGAGCAGATTTAATTCCGCTCGAATATATCGAACAATTAACCCAATTACAGGATCGAGTTCCCGAATTTAATAGTCAAGAAGCGATCCGAGTTATCGAAACAGAATTAGGACAACCCCTAGATAATTTATTTGCAAGTTTTAGCGTTTCTCCCCTCGCTTGTGCCAGTTTAGGACAAGTGCATCGAGCGCAGTTATTAAGTGGGGAAGAGGTGGTTATTAAGGTACAAAGACCGAATCTAGAAGGACTATTTAATCTCGATTTTGAATTGTTGCATCGTCTCACCCGTTGGTTAAATGTTTTCCCCGTAGTGAAAAAATATAATTTAGAAGCTATCTATCAAGAATTCTTTGAGCTACTCTTTCAAGAAATCGATTATATTCATGAGGGGAAAAATGCTGATCGCTTTCGGGACAATTTTAAGAATTATCCCCAGGTAAAAGTCCCTTTAGTTTACTGGCAATATACCACTCGCAAGGTATTAACTTTGGAGTATGTGCCGGGGATTAAAGTTGATGATCGAGAGACTTTAATAGCTAATAATATTAACGTCGATGGTATTATTCAACTGGGGATCTGTTCCTATCTCAAACAACTATTACAGGATGGTTTTTTCCAATCAGACCCCCATCCAGGTAATATGGCAGTTAGTCAGGAAGGGGAGTTAATTTTCTACGATTTCGGCACGATGTTCGAGTTAAAGTCCGTCGCTAAAGATCAAATGATCGAAACCTTTTTCGCTATCTTGAGAAAGGATACAGAAACAATCTTAAAAACTTTGATGTATATGGGGTTAATTGAACCCGTTAGAGATCTACAACCCATACGAAATATCGTGCAGTTTCTTTTAGATGAATTTCGCGATAAACCGGTAGATGTGAGGGTCTTTGAACAAATTAGCGATCAAGTGTATTTAATGTTTAAACAGCAACCTTTTCGCTTACCTCCCCAAATGACTTTTATTATTAAATCTGTCACCACTTTGGATGGAATTGCCCGCTCTTTAGATCCCCAGTATAATTTATTAGCAGCTAGTCAACCTTTTGTGAAAAGTCTAGCAGTATCAGGAGGAACTACCAACACCATGCTTATCCTAGCTAATCAAGCGCGCACTTTTCTTAAACAACAATGGCAAAAAGGTAATAAAAACGAGAGAATACTCCGTCAATTAGAGGAAAAAATCGAGCGAGGAAATTTAGTTTTTCAAGTTAAGTCACGGGAAAATGAACGACTTCTGAAAAGAATTTATCTGGGAATTAAAGTATTAATTAATGTCTGTCTATTGGGATTTAGCCTTATATCAGCCATATTTTTATTAGACACTAACTATAGCAAACTAGCCATTATTCCCTTCAGTTTAGCGGGGTTATTTGGTTTATTTTTTCTGCGTTCTTCCATGGCTTTATTGATTCAGGAAAGATTAGATAAAATGCTAGAAAAGTAA
- the clpP gene encoding ATP-dependent Clp endopeptidase proteolytic subunit ClpP, whose product MIPTVIETTGRGERAFDIYSRLLRERIVFLGQEVTSDLANLIVAQLLFLEAEDPEKDIYLYINSPGGSVSAGLGIFDTMNQIRPDVSTICIGLAASMGAFLLSAGKPGKRMSLPNSRIMIHQPLGGAQGQATDIEIQAKEILYLKQLLNQHLASHTGKPLDLIAEDTERDFFMSAEEALDYGLIDQVIDRSPSASNPPQ is encoded by the coding sequence ATGATTCCTACCGTTATTGAAACCACAGGCCGGGGCGAACGCGCCTTCGATATCTACTCCCGACTACTCCGGGAAAGAATCGTCTTTTTGGGACAAGAAGTAACCAGCGACCTGGCTAACCTAATTGTCGCCCAATTACTCTTTCTAGAAGCAGAAGACCCCGAAAAAGATATTTACTTGTATATCAACTCCCCTGGGGGTTCCGTTTCGGCTGGATTAGGGATTTTTGACACCATGAATCAAATCCGTCCCGATGTCAGCACCATTTGTATTGGTTTAGCCGCCAGTATGGGGGCTTTTCTCCTCAGTGCCGGCAAACCGGGCAAAAGAATGAGCCTACCCAACTCGCGGATCATGATTCACCAACCCCTCGGCGGCGCCCAAGGTCAGGCCACCGATATCGAAATTCAGGCCAAAGAAATTCTCTATCTCAAACAATTACTCAATCAACACCTAGCTAGTCATACCGGTAAACCTCTCGACCTCATCGCCGAGGATACGGAAAGGGATTTCTTTATGTCCGCCGAAGAGGCTCTAGACTATGGTTTAATCGATCAAGTGATCGATCGCAGTCCTTCCGCTTCCAACCCTCCCCAGTAA
- a CDS encoding photosystem II reaction center protein K encodes METALLFAKLPEAYQIFDPLVDVLPLIPLFFLLLAFVWQASVGFK; translated from the coding sequence ATGGAAACTGCACTTTTGTTCGCCAAATTGCCAGAAGCATACCAAATTTTCGACCCCCTAGTCGATGTCTTGCCCCTGATTCCCCTATTTTTCCTCTTGCTGGCCTTTGTTTGGCAAGCATCCGTCGGTTTTAAATAA
- a CDS encoding phosphate-starvation-inducible PsiE family protein — protein MYEPIKNPSPMMVRVVQVLEMIQDLIVISLCIGLFSFMVLEVREMFMSLLPPIQFRIITADILFLLILVELFRLLIIYLQEKRVSIGVAVEVSIVSVLRELIVRGVLETNWTQVLAACAFLIVLGTLMVLRVWLPPTFEGIDPEQKVSERYRQHLVKELTEINSKI, from the coding sequence ATGTACGAACCAATTAAAAACCCTTCCCCAATGATGGTGCGAGTAGTGCAAGTCTTAGAAATGATTCAAGATTTAATTGTCATTTCTCTCTGTATCGGTTTATTTAGCTTCATGGTGTTAGAAGTCAGAGAAATGTTTATGTCTCTGCTGCCACCGATTCAATTTCGGATTATTACCGCCGATATTTTATTCCTCTTAATTCTAGTAGAATTGTTCCGATTGTTAATTATTTATTTGCAAGAAAAACGAGTTTCTATCGGTGTTGCCGTGGAAGTTTCTATCGTCTCGGTTTTGCGAGAATTAATTGTTAGAGGAGTCCTAGAAACTAATTGGACACAAGTATTAGCTGCCTGTGCTTTTCTAATAGTTCTCGGTACATTAATGGTGTTAAGAGTTTGGCTTCCTCCCACCTTTGAAGGTATCGATCCTGAACAAAAAGTTTCTGAGCGTTATCGTCAACATTTAGTTAAAGAATTAACTGAAATAAACAGCAAAATTTAG
- a CDS encoding diflavin flavoprotein, with amino-acid sequence MTTNTLIPNPAINNRSRDVQTAEIADKTWVFRSRTWDRLKFEIEYARQRGTTANSYLICGDKTALIDPPGESFTEIYLEEIRQYISLHRLDYLILSHVNPNRIVTLKALLAATHQITLLCSKAAVNTLKNAFPDAQNLGIRTDEILDLGQGHQLSFINVPTPRWPDGICTFDQKTQILYSDKFFSVHLCSDDIWDKNWKELDADRRYYFDCLHAVQSKALETALDKIKEFPAQYYAPAHGPIIRYSFSRLAHDYRYWCQEQKTRPLQVALLYASAYGNTATLARSIERGLLENDLAVESINCEFATPAEISQAIENCDGFIIGSPTLAGHAPTQIQTALGIVLSTAAKTKLAGVFGSYGWSGEAVDLIETKLKDANYCLGFESLRVRFSPTESSLQAGYLAGETFARALKKTKKLRVPQQGMTETQIDRTAQAVGRIVGSLSVLTTRQGEDHAGFLTSWVSQASFNPPGLIIAVADEQAADRLINSGTAFTLNILKEGRNLRRHFSNRIKSGGDVFTGLETQVGENGCLILSESLAYLECTVKERQLCGDRWLVYATVERGQVLDSNGVTAIGHRKSGSQY; translated from the coding sequence ATGACCACTAATACCTTAATTCCCAATCCTGCTATTAATAATCGCTCCCGCGATGTTCAAACCGCAGAAATTGCCGATAAAACTTGGGTTTTTCGCTCCCGTACTTGGGACAGATTAAAATTTGAAATAGAATATGCTCGTCAACGGGGAACCACCGCTAATTCCTATCTTATCTGTGGCGATAAAACCGCCTTAATCGATCCCCCTGGAGAATCCTTCACGGAAATTTATTTAGAAGAAATTCGTCAATATATCTCCTTACATCGTCTCGATTATCTGATTCTCAGTCACGTTAATCCCAACCGTATCGTCACTTTAAAGGCCTTATTAGCCGCCACCCATCAAATCACCCTCCTCTGTTCTAAAGCTGCCGTCAATACCCTTAAAAATGCCTTTCCCGATGCCCAAAATTTGGGCATACGAACCGATGAAATTCTTGATTTGGGGCAAGGTCATCAACTCAGTTTTATTAATGTCCCTACGCCGCGCTGGCCTGATGGAATTTGCACTTTTGACCAAAAAACCCAAATTTTATACAGCGATAAATTCTTTAGTGTGCATCTGTGCAGTGACGATATTTGGGATAAAAATTGGAAAGAATTAGACGCAGATCGTCGTTATTATTTTGATTGTCTCCATGCCGTGCAATCTAAAGCGTTAGAAACAGCACTCGACAAAATTAAAGAATTTCCCGCCCAATATTATGCACCCGCCCACGGTCCGATAATTCGTTATAGTTTTAGTCGTCTTGCCCACGATTATCGTTATTGGTGTCAAGAACAAAAAACTCGACCCCTACAAGTGGCTTTATTATATGCTTCTGCCTACGGAAATACTGCCACCCTGGCCCGCTCGATCGAACGAGGATTATTAGAAAATGATCTGGCCGTAGAATCAATAAATTGTGAGTTTGCCACCCCCGCCGAAATTAGTCAAGCGATCGAAAATTGTGACGGATTTATTATCGGTTCTCCCACCTTAGCCGGTCACGCTCCTACCCAGATCCAAACTGCTTTAGGAATCGTTCTTTCCACGGCAGCAAAAACTAAATTAGCCGGGGTTTTTGGTTCCTACGGTTGGAGTGGGGAAGCTGTCGATTTAATTGAAACTAAACTCAAAGATGCCAATTATTGCCTCGGTTTTGAATCCTTGCGCGTGCGTTTTAGCCCCACAGAAAGCAGTTTACAAGCAGGTTATTTAGCCGGAGAAACCTTCGCCAGGGCCTTGAAAAAAACCAAAAAATTGCGGGTTCCCCAACAGGGAATGACCGAAACACAAATTGATCGCACTGCCCAGGCCGTTGGCCGGATCGTCGGTTCCCTTTCTGTTCTCACCACTCGTCAGGGCGAGGATCATGCTGGTTTCTTGACCTCTTGGGTATCCCAAGCCAGTTTTAACCCCCCGGGGCTAATTATCGCCGTTGCCGACGAACAAGCCGCCGACCGTCTAATTAACTCGGGAACCGCCTTTACCTTGAATATTCTCAAGGAAGGGCGCAATTTACGCCGCCATTTTTCCAATCGCATCAAATCTGGCGGTGATGTCTTTACGGGATTAGAAACCCAAGTCGGGGAAAATGGCTGTCTGATTTTAAGCGAAAGTCTCGCCTATCTAGAGTGTACGGTGAAAGAGCGACAACTCTGCGGCGATCGCTGGTTAGTCTATGCCACCGTCGAGCGGGGTCAAGTTTTGGATAGTAACGGTGTCACCGCCATCGGTCATCGTAAATCCGGTAGTCAGTATTAA